A genomic window from Gemmatimonadota bacterium includes:
- a CDS encoding TRAM domain-containing protein encodes MAPRGVARGERRRLSERVRIDRIAAGGAGVGRLADGRVVFVARSAPGDEIEVEVTEVKKKWAKAIPIRVVHPGPDRAPPPCVHYARCGGCALQHLEADAQLGAKRAIVEDALSRIGGRAVPVEAAQPAPQPFGYRVRAQFHLRRLAGGRVVAGFHAVDRPGRVVDIPSGCLILDPVVERAWTQIRGAWGPGACRLPGGAALRLAVRRVEGGVVLTVEGGRGRGEPDALLADAPAVRALWSRPERGAARLLAGDPDVAEADEAVSPLGPGAFTQVNPSGAEVLEQWVVGAAGGALPGARVIDAYAGAGLFGRALAALGARVQAIEADPVGAAAARRAGLAVLEGRVEARLREALPADLVVVDPPRAGLDPAVADLLERSGPPRLIYVSCDPATLARDLARLGRYRASRVRVLDLFPQTAHVETVVTLDREGAEGDLPAVPRASPPDPSEP; translated from the coding sequence GTGGCGCCGCGCGGGGTTGCCCGGGGGGAGCGGCGGCGCCTGAGCGAGCGGGTCCGGATCGATCGGATCGCGGCCGGAGGGGCCGGGGTGGGGCGCCTGGCCGACGGCCGGGTGGTCTTCGTGGCCCGCAGCGCGCCGGGAGATGAGATCGAGGTCGAAGTGACCGAGGTCAAGAAGAAGTGGGCCAAGGCGATCCCGATCCGGGTCGTGCATCCCGGACCTGATCGAGCCCCGCCGCCGTGTGTCCACTACGCCCGCTGCGGGGGGTGCGCCCTCCAGCATCTCGAGGCCGACGCGCAGCTCGGCGCCAAGCGGGCGATCGTGGAGGACGCCCTGTCCCGGATCGGTGGACGGGCGGTGCCGGTCGAAGCGGCCCAGCCCGCGCCGCAGCCGTTCGGCTACCGCGTCCGCGCCCAGTTCCACCTCCGTCGCCTGGCGGGCGGCCGCGTGGTGGCGGGCTTCCACGCCGTCGACCGGCCCGGGCGCGTCGTCGACATCCCCTCCGGCTGCCTGATCCTGGATCCGGTGGTGGAGCGCGCGTGGACGCAGATCCGGGGCGCCTGGGGTCCGGGGGCCTGCCGGCTTCCCGGAGGGGCGGCGCTCCGACTCGCGGTGCGGCGGGTGGAGGGAGGTGTCGTGCTCACCGTGGAGGGGGGGCGCGGCCGCGGCGAACCGGACGCCCTGCTGGCGGACGCCCCGGCGGTGCGGGCGCTGTGGAGTCGGCCCGAGCGTGGAGCCGCCCGTCTGCTGGCCGGGGATCCGGACGTGGCCGAGGCGGACGAGGCCGTCTCGCCGCTCGGTCCCGGGGCGTTCACACAGGTCAACCCGTCCGGCGCCGAGGTCCTGGAGCAATGGGTGGTCGGGGCCGCCGGCGGCGCGCTCCCGGGCGCCCGGGTGATCGACGCCTACGCAGGCGCCGGCCTCTTCGGTCGGGCTCTGGCCGCCCTGGGGGCGCGGGTGCAGGCCATCGAGGCGGACCCGGTCGGAGCCGCCGCTGCCCGCCGGGCCGGCCTGGCGGTGCTGGAGGGTCGCGTGGAGGCGCGGCTGCGCGAGGCGCTTCCCGCAGACCTGGTGGTGGTCGACCCACCGCGGGCCGGTCTGGACCCGGCCGTGGCCGACCTGCTGGAGCGGTCCGGTCCGCCCCGGTTGATCTACGTGAGCTGCGATCCGGCGACGCTGGCCCGCGACCTCGCCCGACTCGGGCGCTACCGCGCGTCGCGGGTCCGGGTGCTGGACCTGTTCCCGCAGACGGCACACGTGGAGACCGTGGTGACGCTGGACCGCGAGGGCGCGGAAGGGGATCTTCCGGCCGTGCCCCGCGCCTCTCCCCCCGACCCGAGCGAGCCATGA
- a CDS encoding biotin/lipoyl-containing protein encodes MRYRVQIDGQDFDVDLDDSTVQVDGRPVHVEWVERDGQPGGLLSVDGRTAAVRGERDAEGGWRLRVDGEPVRADVADERALRARQVAGAAGRAAGPRPVRAPMPGLVVRVDVQEGQTVEKGSGLVIVEAMKMENELKAEAPGVVARIRVSAGQTVEKDQVLIEMAPVEAA; translated from the coding sequence ATGAGATACCGGGTGCAGATCGACGGCCAGGACTTCGACGTGGATCTGGACGACTCCACGGTCCAGGTGGACGGCCGGCCCGTGCACGTGGAGTGGGTGGAGCGCGACGGCCAACCCGGTGGCCTGCTCTCGGTGGACGGCCGTACGGCGGCGGTCCGGGGCGAGCGCGATGCGGAGGGAGGGTGGCGGCTCCGGGTGGACGGCGAGCCTGTGCGCGCGGACGTCGCGGACGAGCGCGCCCTGCGGGCCCGGCAGGTGGCCGGGGCGGCGGGCCGCGCGGCCGGTCCCCGCCCGGTGCGCGCCCCGATGCCCGGTCTGGTCGTGCGGGTCGACGTCCAGGAGGGTCAGACCGTGGAGAAGGGAAGCGGTCTGGTGATCGTGGAAGCCATGAAGATGGAGAACGAGCTGAAGGCGGAGGCGCCCGGCGTGGTGGCCCGGATCCGGGTCTCCGCGGGTCAGACCGTGGAGAAGGACCAGGTGCTGATCGAGATGGCTCCCGTGGAGGCGGCATGA
- a CDS encoding methylmalonyl-CoA mutase family protein has product MKDEQGPAHTDSGLDVHLVYGPDAGTGPADEHPGSFPFTRGVHPTMYRGRLWTMRQYAGFGTAEETNQRYRYLLAQGTTGLSVAFDLPTQMGYDSDHAMATGEVGRVGVAIDSIADMRTLFDGIDLGQVSTSMTINATAPILLALYVAVADERGIPRERLSGTVQNDILKEYVARGTYVYPVEPSLRLVADVLSFAAREVPRWNPISISGYHIREAGSTAPQEIAFTLANALEYVERARSAGLDLETFAPRLSFFFAAHNDLFEEVAKFRAARRLWARLLRERYGASDAACRLRFHTQTGGSTLTAQQPLNNVVRVTLQALAAVLGGTQSLHTNGFDEALALPTEESARLALRTQQIVAFESGAPRTVDPLAGSWFVESLTDRLEESARAYLTRIDEMGGAAHALEFMQEEIHRAAYAHQLAVESGEKVVVGVNRFTEGGPAHPEPQPDYSALEAGQRTRLARHRAERDGGAVTAALDAVRQAAAGSDPILDRIVPAVRAGATLGEVSDTLRGVWGTYDTHPQGG; this is encoded by the coding sequence ATGAAGGACGAGCAGGGTCCGGCCCACACCGATTCGGGTCTGGACGTCCACCTGGTGTACGGCCCCGACGCGGGGACCGGTCCCGCGGACGAGCACCCCGGGTCGTTCCCGTTCACGCGCGGTGTGCACCCCACGATGTACCGGGGTCGGCTGTGGACGATGCGCCAGTACGCCGGCTTCGGCACGGCCGAGGAGACCAACCAGCGCTATCGCTACCTGCTGGCACAGGGCACCACGGGGCTCTCGGTCGCGTTCGATCTGCCCACCCAGATGGGCTACGACTCCGACCACGCGATGGCCACGGGCGAGGTGGGACGCGTGGGGGTCGCGATCGACTCCATCGCGGACATGCGCACGCTGTTCGACGGGATCGACCTGGGGCAGGTCTCGACGTCGATGACCATCAACGCCACCGCCCCCATCCTGCTGGCCCTGTACGTCGCCGTCGCGGACGAGCGCGGGATCCCGCGGGAGCGGCTGTCCGGCACGGTCCAGAACGACATCCTCAAGGAGTACGTGGCCCGCGGCACCTACGTGTATCCGGTGGAGCCCAGCCTGCGGCTCGTGGCCGACGTGCTGTCGTTCGCCGCGCGCGAGGTCCCGCGCTGGAATCCGATCTCCATCTCCGGCTACCACATCCGTGAGGCCGGCTCCACCGCGCCCCAGGAGATCGCCTTCACGCTGGCGAACGCGCTCGAGTACGTGGAGCGCGCGCGCAGCGCCGGGCTGGACCTGGAGACGTTCGCGCCGCGCCTCTCCTTCTTCTTCGCGGCGCACAACGACCTCTTCGAGGAGGTGGCCAAGTTCCGCGCCGCGCGTCGGCTCTGGGCCCGTCTCCTGCGCGAGCGCTACGGGGCGTCGGACGCGGCCTGCCGTCTGCGCTTCCACACGCAGACCGGGGGCTCCACGCTCACGGCGCAACAGCCCCTCAACAACGTGGTGCGCGTGACCCTGCAGGCGCTGGCCGCCGTGCTCGGAGGGACGCAGTCCCTGCACACGAACGGGTTCGACGAGGCGCTCGCGCTGCCCACGGAGGAGTCGGCGCGCCTGGCGCTGCGCACGCAGCAGATCGTGGCCTTCGAGTCGGGTGCGCCCCGGACCGTCGATCCGCTCGCCGGAAGCTGGTTCGTGGAGTCGCTCACCGACCGGCTGGAGGAGTCGGCGCGCGCCTACCTGACCCGCATCGACGAGATGGGGGGCGCCGCGCACGCCCTCGAGTTCATGCAGGAGGAGATCCACCGGGCTGCGTACGCCCATCAGCTGGCGGTGGAGTCGGGCGAAAAGGTGGTGGTGGGCGTCAACCGCTTCACCGAAGGGGGGCCGGCCCACCCCGAGCCCCAACCCGACTACTCGGCCCTCGAGGCCGGGCAGCGCACCCGTCTGGCCCGTCACCGGGCCGAGCGCGACGGCGGGGCCGTCACGGCCGCCCTGGACGCGGTACGGCAGGCGGCCGCGGGGTCGGACCCCATCCTGGACCGGATCGTCCCGGCGGTGCGGGCGGGCGCCACCCTGGGGGAGGTGAGCGACACCTTGCGAGGCGTCTGGGGCACGTACGACACGCATCCCCAGGGCGGCTGA
- a CDS encoding acetyl-CoA carboxylase biotin carboxylase subunit translates to MLKSVLIANRGEIAVRVIRACRELGIGSVAVYSDADRAAPHVRLADRAVHIGPAAASESYLRADRLIEAARGAGAEAIHPGYGFLAERAAFARAVQDAGLVFVGPDPDTIAAMGDKTEARRRMADAGVPIVPGAVDPLRDADEARRVAADIGYPVLLKASAGGGGKGMRVVREPEELARALEAASREAQGAFGDGAVYVERFLDRPRHIEIQVLGDRTGRVLHLGERECSIQRRHQKLVEEAPSAVLTPEQRAAMGEAAVRAAEAVDYVGAGTVEFLFEQGEFFFLEMNTRIQVEHPVTELVTGIDLVEWQLRVAGGEALPWSQEDVTLSGHAIECRITSEDVSSGFLPSTGRVEALSVPGGAGVRWDAGVEVGTEVGLHYDPLLAKLVVHAPTREAAIARLRRALGELAIDGVETCTPLLRRIAAEADFQAGALSIRYLDEHPELLEGSGEHVDRTLAAVAAALLEEQRRRRERPRLASANGSAHGFSAWRRAGLPGGSGGA, encoded by the coding sequence GTGCTGAAGTCGGTCCTGATCGCCAACCGCGGCGAGATCGCCGTCCGCGTCATCCGGGCCTGCCGGGAGCTGGGCATCGGATCCGTCGCGGTCTATTCGGACGCGGATCGCGCCGCGCCCCACGTCCGCCTGGCCGATCGGGCCGTCCACATCGGCCCCGCTGCCGCCTCCGAGAGCTACCTGCGCGCCGACCGCCTCATCGAGGCGGCCCGGGGCGCCGGGGCGGAGGCCATCCATCCCGGCTACGGCTTCCTGGCGGAGCGGGCCGCCTTCGCACGGGCCGTCCAGGACGCGGGGCTCGTCTTCGTGGGTCCGGACCCCGACACCATCGCGGCGATGGGCGACAAGACCGAAGCGCGTCGGCGGATGGCGGACGCGGGCGTCCCCATCGTGCCGGGTGCCGTCGATCCGCTGCGGGACGCGGACGAGGCGCGCCGGGTGGCGGCAGACATCGGCTACCCCGTCCTGCTCAAGGCCTCGGCGGGGGGTGGGGGGAAGGGGATGCGCGTCGTGCGTGAGCCGGAGGAGCTCGCCCGGGCGCTCGAGGCCGCCTCCCGGGAGGCGCAGGGCGCGTTCGGCGACGGTGCGGTCTACGTCGAGCGCTTCCTGGACCGGCCCCGTCACATCGAGATCCAGGTGCTGGGGGACCGCACCGGCCGGGTCCTGCACCTGGGCGAGCGGGAGTGCTCCATCCAGCGGCGGCATCAGAAGCTGGTGGAGGAGGCTCCCTCGGCGGTCCTCACCCCGGAGCAGCGCGCCGCCATGGGCGAGGCGGCCGTGCGCGCGGCCGAGGCCGTCGACTACGTCGGCGCCGGCACGGTCGAGTTCCTGTTCGAGCAGGGGGAGTTCTTCTTCCTGGAGATGAACACCCGGATCCAGGTGGAGCATCCCGTCACGGAGCTCGTCACCGGGATCGACCTGGTGGAGTGGCAGCTGCGGGTGGCCGGAGGCGAAGCCCTCCCCTGGAGCCAGGAGGACGTCACCCTCTCCGGGCACGCGATCGAATGCCGGATCACGAGCGAGGACGTCTCATCCGGCTTCCTGCCGTCGACCGGGCGGGTGGAGGCGCTGTCGGTCCCCGGGGGCGCGGGGGTGCGCTGGGACGCCGGCGTGGAGGTGGGCACGGAGGTCGGGCTCCACTACGACCCGCTGCTGGCCAAGCTGGTCGTGCACGCCCCGACGCGGGAGGCCGCCATCGCCCGCCTGCGCCGGGCCCTCGGCGAGCTCGCCATCGACGGGGTGGAGACCTGCACGCCGCTCCTGCGTCGGATCGCCGCGGAAGCGGACTTCCAGGCCGGCGCGCTGTCGATCCGCTACCTCGACGAGCACCCCGAGCTGCTGGAGGGGTCGGGGGAGCACGTGGATCGCACGCTGGCCGCGGTCGCTGCCGCCCTGCTGGAGGAGCAGCGACGGCGCCGGGAGCGTCCCCGCCTGGCCAGTGCCAACGGGTCGGCGCACGGCTTCTCGGCGTGGCGCCGCGCGGGGTTGCCCGGGGGGAGCGGCGGCGCCTGA
- a CDS encoding acyl-CoA carboxylase subunit beta: MTLEERLARLDALGRKALEGGGAARIEAQHKRGKLTARERIDLLLDPDSFVELDRFVTHRSREFGLDGQQFLGDGVVTGYGTVHGRLIYVFSQDFTVLGGSLSEAHAEKIVKLQDLALKNGAPIVGLNDSGGARIQEGVVSLGGYADIFLRNTLASGVVPQVSVILGPCAGGAVYSPAITDFVYMVRGISYMFVTGPNVVKTVTHEDVDMESLGGADVHASRSGVCHFVHDSEAESLAAVRDLFRFVPQNNLEAPPRRETSDPSNRRSDRLLEIVPDSPNRPYDMHEVIREIVDDAEFYEVHGLFAANLITGFAHLGGHAVGVVANQPQVLAGVLDIDSSQKGARFVRFCDAFNIPLVVFEDVPGFLPGVAQEHGGIIRHGAKLLYAFAEATVPKMTIITRKAYGGAYDVMNSKHIRGDLNLAWPTAEIAVMGPKGAVEILFRKEIAEADDPEAATTARMEEYRERLAHPYVAAARGYVDDVIDPRDTRRRLISGLDMLQGKRDSNPPRKHGNIPL, encoded by the coding sequence ATGACGCTCGAAGAACGGCTGGCGCGCCTCGATGCGCTGGGGAGGAAGGCGTTGGAGGGCGGGGGAGCCGCCCGCATCGAGGCCCAGCACAAGCGCGGCAAGCTGACGGCTCGCGAGCGCATCGACCTGCTGCTGGATCCGGACTCGTTCGTCGAGCTGGATCGCTTCGTGACGCACCGATCGCGCGAGTTCGGGCTCGACGGCCAGCAGTTCCTCGGGGACGGTGTGGTCACGGGCTACGGCACCGTGCACGGCCGACTGATCTACGTCTTCTCGCAGGACTTCACGGTCCTCGGTGGTTCGCTGTCGGAAGCGCACGCGGAGAAGATCGTCAAGCTGCAGGACCTGGCGCTGAAGAACGGTGCCCCGATCGTCGGGCTGAACGACTCCGGGGGGGCGCGCATCCAGGAAGGCGTCGTCTCGCTCGGGGGCTACGCCGACATCTTCCTGCGCAACACGCTCGCGTCGGGCGTCGTGCCGCAGGTCTCGGTGATCCTGGGTCCCTGTGCGGGTGGCGCGGTGTATTCGCCGGCCATCACCGACTTCGTCTACATGGTCCGCGGCATCAGCTACATGTTCGTCACCGGTCCCAACGTGGTGAAGACCGTGACGCACGAGGACGTGGACATGGAGAGCCTCGGGGGTGCCGACGTGCACGCGAGCCGCTCCGGCGTCTGCCATTTCGTGCACGACTCGGAGGCCGAGTCGCTGGCCGCCGTGCGCGACCTCTTCCGTTTCGTGCCCCAGAACAACCTGGAGGCGCCGCCACGGCGCGAGACGTCCGATCCGTCCAACCGTCGCTCGGACCGCCTGCTGGAGATCGTGCCCGACTCGCCCAATCGCCCGTACGACATGCACGAGGTGATCCGCGAGATCGTGGACGACGCGGAGTTCTACGAGGTCCACGGCTTGTTCGCGGCGAATCTCATCACCGGCTTTGCCCACCTCGGGGGGCACGCCGTGGGCGTCGTCGCCAACCAGCCCCAGGTGCTGGCCGGGGTCCTGGATATCGACTCGTCGCAGAAGGGTGCGCGCTTCGTGCGCTTCTGCGACGCGTTCAACATCCCGTTGGTCGTCTTCGAGGACGTCCCGGGCTTCCTGCCGGGCGTGGCCCAGGAGCACGGTGGCATCATCCGCCACGGCGCCAAGCTGCTCTACGCGTTCGCCGAAGCCACCGTGCCCAAGATGACCATCATCACCCGGAAGGCCTACGGCGGCGCCTACGACGTCATGAACTCCAAGCACATCCGGGGCGACCTCAACCTCGCCTGGCCCACGGCCGAGATCGCCGTCATGGGTCCGAAGGGTGCGGTGGAGATCCTGTTCCGGAAGGAGATCGCCGAGGCGGACGACCCCGAGGCCGCGACCACGGCGCGGATGGAGGAATACCGCGAGCGCCTGGCGCACCCGTACGTGGCCGCGGCCCGTGGCTACGTGGACGACGTGATCGATCCGCGGGACACGCGGCGCCGCCTGATCTCGGGGCTGGACATGCTGCAGGGCAAGCGGGATTCCAATCCCCCCCGCAAGCACGGCAACATCCCGCTGTAG
- a CDS encoding penicillin-binding protein activator — translation MTLLGVAGCLPVQQGGAVDPGPAVPTDPAIERGAAPSAGAEATAARLLGEARAALERGDDAQARALATRIVDEFASVPGTAQALWIRAQAERRAGAPADAAADARRFVAVLPEGDERRLTAARFAAEAFLDASEPTAAVRALLDLAAAEAQASGRTGVDLARTAVRRIPTDTLLVLAEQVGPGPMGDLVELEAAVGLYFRDEVARAAQIARALLQESLTAEDRRIAESIVSGNAEAVLGDGVAVGALLPSTGSPVMREYASAIEEGVRVAFETRARDTRRPVRLEIRDDGGDPARTERSLRELEAAGAVGVIGPLLDDQLVAAARTRASELALISPTAERVPGDQGVYSLGATEPGAARALADYAVEQGFRRVAVVYPRTPAATADAQSFAQAYREGSAAPGREVREFTYEPGTTFFREQLMGVADFGAEAVVLPVPESDVELIAPQVSFFSLDSLGVRVLGTGSWASPDVLDRVDVRHLDGVVVASPRDPDGESAEHRRFVERYESVVRKTLRSPIPAYGYDAASLILEAIDRGARTPADLEAQLEGIRDFPGATGVISIEGGQIVRRHQLYLLEDGRPRLLDRPNN, via the coding sequence GTGACACTCCTGGGCGTCGCCGGGTGCCTCCCCGTGCAGCAGGGCGGTGCGGTCGATCCCGGGCCGGCCGTACCCACCGACCCCGCCATCGAGCGGGGTGCAGCGCCGAGCGCCGGCGCGGAGGCGACGGCGGCGCGCCTGCTCGGTGAAGCCAGGGCCGCGCTGGAGCGCGGAGACGATGCCCAGGCTCGCGCGCTCGCCACGCGGATCGTGGATGAATTCGCCAGCGTGCCGGGGACGGCGCAGGCCCTGTGGATCCGGGCCCAGGCGGAGCGCCGCGCCGGCGCGCCCGCCGACGCGGCGGCGGACGCCCGACGGTTCGTGGCCGTCCTGCCGGAAGGAGACGAGCGCCGGCTCACCGCGGCCCGGTTCGCCGCGGAGGCCTTCCTGGACGCGAGCGAACCGACCGCCGCCGTCCGTGCGCTCCTGGACCTGGCCGCGGCCGAGGCGCAGGCGAGCGGGAGGACCGGGGTGGACCTCGCGCGTACGGCGGTGCGCCGCATCCCCACCGACACGCTGCTGGTGCTCGCCGAGCAGGTGGGGCCGGGCCCGATGGGCGACCTGGTGGAGCTGGAGGCCGCCGTCGGGCTCTATTTCCGGGACGAGGTGGCGCGCGCGGCGCAGATCGCCCGGGCGCTCCTGCAGGAGTCGTTGACGGCGGAGGATCGCCGGATCGCCGAATCGATCGTGTCCGGCAACGCGGAAGCCGTCCTCGGCGACGGCGTGGCCGTGGGCGCGTTGCTTCCCAGCACCGGCTCACCGGTGATGCGCGAGTACGCGTCGGCCATCGAGGAAGGCGTGCGCGTGGCGTTCGAGACGCGCGCCCGGGACACGCGGCGGCCGGTCCGTCTGGAGATCCGCGACGACGGGGGCGACCCCGCCCGCACCGAACGATCGTTGCGGGAGTTGGAGGCCGCGGGCGCGGTGGGCGTCATCGGCCCCCTCCTGGACGACCAGCTCGTCGCCGCCGCGCGCACCCGCGCCTCCGAGTTGGCGCTGATCTCGCCCACCGCGGAGCGCGTGCCCGGTGACCAGGGCGTGTATTCGCTCGGGGCCACCGAGCCGGGCGCGGCCCGGGCGCTCGCGGACTATGCGGTCGAGCAGGGCTTCCGTCGGGTCGCGGTCGTCTATCCGCGCACCCCCGCCGCCACGGCGGACGCGCAGAGCTTCGCGCAGGCCTACCGCGAAGGCAGCGCCGCTCCGGGCCGCGAGGTGCGCGAATTCACGTACGAGCCCGGCACCACGTTCTTCCGCGAACAGCTCATGGGCGTCGCGGACTTCGGGGCCGAGGCCGTGGTGCTGCCGGTACCCGAGTCCGACGTCGAGCTGATCGCGCCCCAGGTATCGTTCTTCTCGCTGGATTCACTCGGGGTGCGCGTGCTGGGCACGGGATCGTGGGCCAGCCCCGACGTGCTCGATCGTGTGGATGTCCGCCATCTCGACGGCGTCGTGGTGGCGTCCCCCCGGGATCCGGACGGGGAATCCGCCGAGCACCGCCGCTTCGTCGAGCGCTACGAGTCGGTCGTGCGCAAGACGCTGCGCAGTCCCATCCCGGCCTACGGCTACGACGCGGCTTCGTTGATCCTCGAGGCCATCGATCGTGGTGCGCGCACACCCGCGGACCTCGAAGCCCAGCTCGAAGGGATCCGCGACTTCCCGGGCGCCACGGGCGTCATCTCCATCGAAGGTGGGCAGATCGTCCGGCGCCACCAGCTCTACCTGCTGGAGGACGGACGACCCCGTCTGCTCGACCGGCCCAACAACTGA
- a CDS encoding FmdB family zinc ribbon protein — MPTYEYRCPDGHEFEVFQRMNDQPGADCPVCGQPATRQLSAGAGLLFKGSGFYITDYRDSDYKKKAEKEGGGAAKTDAPKADASKADSPGKPKADSSGKSDG; from the coding sequence ATGCCCACCTACGAATACCGCTGCCCGGACGGCCACGAGTTCGAGGTCTTCCAACGCATGAACGACCAGCCCGGAGCCGACTGCCCCGTGTGCGGCCAGCCGGCCACGCGGCAGCTCTCGGCCGGAGCGGGGCTGCTGTTCAAGGGCTCCGGCTTCTACATCACCGACTACCGGGACAGCGACTACAAGAAGAAGGCGGAGAAGGAGGGGGGCGGCGCCGCGAAGACCGATGCGCCCAAGGCCGATGCATCCAAGGCCGACTCGCCCGGGAAGCCCAAGGCCGACTCGTCCGGGAAGAGCGACGGCTGA
- a CDS encoding PDZ domain-containing protein, with protein sequence MARKTAGAGALGFVLAGMAGAVTTPGAAQQAPPPPDRECACEDGPRWEGPGVRVLSLGAPRARMGVGLRADADGRGAEITTVAEGSPAEEAGLREGDVILSINGSPLDEPREGRRGWRVRGEGSVPVQRLMELARDWDPGDRVEVGFLRDGDERSATVVVEENDDALISQRMLPLMDRARDLGQGLRSFSFEDEPRMRVFGGGPGAFWFGGAAGLELHALTPELGRYFGTEEGVLVLDVEDDSSLGLRAGDVILAIGARAVDEPRDVLRVLGSYEDDEPVELEIVRDGERTTVEGRTGR encoded by the coding sequence ATGGCCAGGAAGACGGCGGGAGCGGGTGCGCTGGGATTCGTGCTGGCGGGGATGGCGGGTGCCGTGACGACGCCCGGGGCGGCCCAGCAGGCGCCGCCCCCGCCCGACCGCGAGTGCGCCTGCGAGGATGGGCCGCGCTGGGAAGGACCCGGCGTGCGGGTGCTGAGCCTGGGCGCGCCCCGCGCCCGGATGGGCGTGGGCCTCCGCGCCGATGCGGACGGGCGGGGCGCGGAGATCACGACCGTGGCGGAAGGGAGCCCGGCGGAGGAGGCCGGTCTGCGGGAGGGAGACGTGATCCTGTCCATCAACGGAAGCCCGCTGGACGAGCCCCGCGAGGGGCGCCGGGGATGGCGCGTGCGCGGCGAGGGCTCCGTCCCGGTCCAGCGCCTCATGGAGCTGGCCCGGGATTGGGATCCCGGTGACCGGGTGGAGGTCGGGTTCCTGCGGGACGGGGACGAGCGCTCCGCGACCGTGGTGGTCGAGGAGAACGACGACGCACTGATCTCGCAACGCATGCTGCCGCTGATGGATCGGGCTCGTGACCTCGGGCAGGGTCTCAGGTCGTTCTCCTTCGAGGACGAGCCGCGGATGCGGGTGTTCGGGGGGGGCCCGGGGGCGTTCTGGTTCGGCGGGGCGGCGGGCCTCGAGCTCCACGCGCTCACCCCCGAGCTGGGTCGCTACTTCGGGACGGAGGAAGGCGTGCTGGTCCTGGACGTGGAGGACGATTCCTCGCTGGGCCTGCGCGCGGGCGACGTGATCCTGGCGATCGGCGCGCGCGCCGTGGACGAGCCCCGCGACGTGCTGCGCGTGCTGGGCTCGTACGAGGACGACGAGCCCGTCGAGCTGGAGATCGTCCGGGACGGGGAGCGCACCACGGTCGAGGGCCGGACAGGACGGTAG